A single region of the Halorussus gelatinilyticus genome encodes:
- a CDS encoding tryptophan--tRNA ligase, producing MPTDSTDQQSEFTVTPDTVEGDIDYQDLLDRFGADELTDEQVARFPDPHPMVRRKVFYAGRDVDRFLSAAESGETVSLVTGVGPSGPMHIGHAMHFYHAKHLQERTGAHVYVPLSDDEKYFGKDLSLAEIGEYARENLRDLLAVGFDPERTRVVIDTADADVVYPLAVQFGKHVTQSTMEATYGDPGNVGRSFYPAVQIAHLLLPQLVHGRHASLVPIAADQDPHVRLARDVAGKERFDVAKPAALLSKFLPTLDGPGKMSSSDDAPAVLLTDDRETVERKVQTHAYSGGKSSLDAHREHGGDPEVDVAYQLLAFFFEDDDATLDRLAREYRAGDLLSGDLKGYAAERIADFLDAHRERRERITDLDAELAKYRLTDDERERALPEGVGQFG from the coding sequence ATGCCAACAGATTCGACAGACCAGCAGTCAGAGTTCACCGTCACCCCCGACACCGTCGAGGGCGACATCGACTATCAGGACCTCTTGGACCGCTTCGGCGCGGACGAACTGACCGACGAGCAGGTCGCCAGATTTCCCGACCCGCACCCGATGGTCCGCCGGAAGGTGTTCTACGCTGGCCGGGACGTAGACCGGTTCTTGAGCGCGGCCGAGTCGGGCGAGACCGTCTCGCTCGTGACCGGCGTGGGTCCCTCGGGACCGATGCACATCGGCCACGCGATGCACTTCTACCACGCCAAGCACCTCCAAGAGCGGACGGGCGCGCACGTCTACGTCCCGCTCTCGGACGACGAGAAGTACTTCGGGAAGGACCTCTCGCTGGCCGAAATCGGCGAGTACGCCCGCGAGAACCTGCGGGACCTGCTCGCGGTCGGCTTCGACCCCGAGCGCACTCGCGTCGTCATCGACACCGCGGACGCGGACGTCGTCTACCCGCTCGCGGTGCAGTTCGGGAAACACGTCACCCAGTCCACGATGGAAGCGACCTACGGGGACCCCGGCAACGTCGGGCGTTCGTTCTATCCCGCGGTTCAAATCGCTCATCTGCTTCTGCCCCAACTGGTCCACGGGCGACACGCCAGCCTCGTCCCCATCGCGGCCGACCAAGACCCGCACGTCCGACTCGCGCGCGACGTCGCCGGGAAAGAGCGGTTCGACGTGGCCAAGCCCGCGGCCCTGCTGAGCAAGTTCCTGCCGACGCTCGACGGGCCGGGCAAGATGAGCAGTTCGGACGATGCGCCCGCCGTCCTGCTCACCGACGACCGCGAGACGGTCGAGCGGAAGGTCCAGACACACGCCTACTCGGGCGGGAAGTCGAGCCTCGACGCTCACCGCGAACACGGCGGCGACCCCGAGGTGGACGTCGCCTACCAACTGCTCGCGTTCTTCTTCGAGGACGACGACGCGACGCTCGACCGACTCGCTCGGGAGTACCGGGCGGGCGACCTTCTCAGCGGCGACCTCAAGGGCTACGCCGCCGAGAGAATCGCCGACTTCCTCGACGCCCACCGGGAGCGCCGCGAGCGAATCACCGACCTCGACGCCGAGTTGGCGAAGTACCGACTGACCGACGACGAACGCGAGCGCGCTCTCCCGGAGGGTGTCGGACAGTTCGGGTGA
- a CDS encoding nitroreductase family protein yields the protein MSSQRVTDETDVANDEAIPAVEAIRSRRSGHNFDPEAELDDETLEELIRDAALAPSSYNLQPWEFVAVQDDDRLAEVVELAYGQEHIEEAGTAILVVGHTEPETADRVFEEWVEAGRFDAETGEQVKEQTVAGYQSEQAGRDYGIRNASLAAQNLLLSAHARGLTATPMSGFDFEGMAEFLDLPEDKIPVMLVAVGPSGGEEPARLPRRDVEEILHRETY from the coding sequence GTGTCCTCTCAACGAGTCACCGACGAAACCGACGTAGCGAACGACGAAGCGATTCCCGCCGTCGAGGCCATCCGGTCCCGGCGCTCGGGTCACAACTTCGACCCCGAGGCCGAACTCGACGACGAGACGCTGGAGGAACTGATTCGGGACGCCGCGCTCGCGCCCTCCTCGTACAACCTCCAGCCGTGGGAGTTCGTCGCCGTGCAGGACGACGACCGACTCGCCGAAGTGGTCGAACTGGCCTACGGACAGGAACACATCGAGGAGGCCGGGACCGCGATTCTCGTGGTCGGCCACACCGAACCCGAGACGGCCGACCGCGTCTTCGAGGAGTGGGTCGAAGCGGGCCGCTTCGACGCGGAGACCGGCGAGCAGGTCAAAGAGCAGACGGTTGCCGGCTACCAGAGCGAGCAGGCCGGACGTGACTACGGCATCCGGAACGCCAGCCTCGCGGCCCAGAACCTGCTGCTGTCGGCGCACGCCCGCGGCCTGACCGCCACGCCGATGAGCGGGTTCGACTTCGAGGGGATGGCCGAGTTCCTCGACCTGCCCGAGGACAAGATTCCGGTGATGCTCGTCGCCGTCGGACCGAGCGGCGGCGAGGAACCCGCGCGACTCCCCCGACGCGACGTCGAGGAGATTCTCCACCGCGAGACGTACTGA
- the rio1 gene encoding serine/threonine-protein kinase Rio1, producing MTEEYSLLEPENVEGVGDEWEEIDVSDTEADKVQRQRDREFNEFRERLKNTEQFKVEQSVFDDATLAALYKLVQDGYVQAFGGPISSGKEANVYTALGSEERGEVAVKVYRINASDFRDMREYLVGDPRFEELGGNKKRVVLAWTRKEFANLKRARKAGVRVPEPIAVQRNVLVMEFLGSDGDRAPTLDDAHLENPETTFEVVREYMRRLYDAGLVHGDLSEYNIVVHDGELVIIDLGQAVTIHHPNSDDFLTRDCANVASFFQRQGMDVHGDELEEWIRENSDPDK from the coding sequence ATGACGGAGGAGTACAGCCTGCTCGAACCCGAGAACGTCGAGGGCGTCGGGGACGAGTGGGAGGAGATAGACGTATCCGACACCGAGGCCGACAAAGTCCAGCGCCAGCGCGACCGGGAGTTCAACGAGTTCCGCGAGCGGTTGAAGAACACCGAGCAGTTCAAAGTCGAGCAGTCGGTGTTCGACGACGCCACCCTGGCGGCCCTCTACAAACTGGTTCAGGACGGCTACGTGCAGGCGTTCGGCGGCCCCATCTCCTCGGGGAAGGAGGCGAACGTCTACACCGCGCTCGGGAGCGAGGAGCGCGGCGAGGTCGCGGTGAAGGTCTACCGCATCAACGCCTCGGACTTCCGGGACATGCGCGAGTACCTCGTCGGCGATCCCCGGTTCGAGGAGTTGGGTGGCAACAAGAAGCGGGTCGTCCTCGCGTGGACCCGCAAGGAGTTCGCCAACCTCAAGCGCGCCCGGAAGGCCGGCGTGCGCGTCCCCGAACCCATCGCGGTCCAGCGGAACGTCCTCGTCATGGAGTTTCTGGGGTCGGACGGCGACCGCGCCCCGACGCTCGACGACGCCCACCTCGAAAATCCCGAGACCACCTTCGAGGTGGTCCGCGAGTACATGCGGCGGCTCTACGACGCCGGACTGGTCCACGGCGACCTGAGCGAGTACAACATCGTCGTCCACGACGGCGAACTCGTCATCATCGACCTCGGACAGGCCGTGACGATTCACCACCCCAACAGCGACGACTTCCTAACGCGGGACTGCGCGAACGTCGCCTCCTTCTTCCAGCGACAGGGGATGGACGTCCACGGCGACGAGTTAGAAGAGTGGATTCGGGAGAACTCGGACCCCGACAAGTGA
- a CDS encoding KH domain-containing protein, with product MQHVKIPQDRIGVLIGEGGETMREIESRAEVRLDIDSENGKVEVEKTGDPIRGLKGPEIVKAIGRGFAPDEALTLLDDDMMMFDVIDIDAAARNKNDLERQKGRLIGENGRTRELMEELTGASVVIYGTTMGVIGSPKQVDVVRSAAEMILDGAPHGSVYSFLERKRNEMKREGMEFHQFPG from the coding sequence ATGCAACACGTGAAGATTCCGCAGGACCGAATCGGTGTTCTCATCGGCGAAGGAGGTGAGACGATGCGCGAAATCGAAAGTCGCGCAGAGGTGCGACTCGACATCGACTCCGAGAACGGGAAGGTCGAAGTCGAGAAGACCGGCGACCCCATCCGCGGCCTGAAGGGACCGGAAATCGTGAAGGCCATCGGCCGCGGCTTCGCGCCCGACGAAGCCCTCACGCTACTGGACGACGACATGATGATGTTCGACGTCATCGACATCGACGCCGCCGCCCGGAACAAGAACGACCTCGAACGCCAGAAGGGGCGACTCATCGGCGAGAACGGTCGGACTCGGGAACTCATGGAGGAGTTGACCGGCGCGAGCGTCGTCATCTACGGCACCACCATGGGCGTCATCGGCAGTCCCAAGCAGGTCGATGTCGTTCGGAGCGCCGCCGAGATGATTCTGGACGGCGCGCCCCACGGGTCGGTGTACTCGTTCCTCGAACGCAAGCGCAACGAGATGAAGCGCGAGGGGATGGAGTTCCACCAGTTCCCCGGCTAA